In the genome of Notamacropus eugenii isolate mMacEug1 chromosome 5, mMacEug1.pri_v2, whole genome shotgun sequence, one region contains:
- the LOC140505493 gene encoding peroxisomal membrane protein 11A-like → MEAFTRFTNQTQGRDRLFRAIQYTCMLLRYLLEPKADREKVVMKLKKLESSVSTGRKWFRLGNVVHAVQATQQSIHASDLVPRFCLTIANLNRVIYFVCDSILWVRSVGLVSDINKEKWRKWAARHYYYYLLLHIIRDVYEISLQMEQVAQEKAKREKSMRQNHLGPCIADEETEWLQSFLLLLFRSLRKHPPLLLDTVKNLCDILNPLDQLHIYKSNSGIIGLGGLLSSIIGMITVAYPQMKLRTC, encoded by the coding sequence ATGGAGGCTTTCACTCGCTTCACCAACCAGACTCAGGGCAGGGACCGGCTCTTCAGAGCCATTCAATACACATGCATGTTGCTTAGATATTTATTAGAGCCTAAGGCTGATAGAGAGAAGGTGGTAATGAAGCTCAAGAAACTGGAATCTAGTGTGAGCACTGGCCGTAAATGGTTCAGACTAGGTAACGTGGTACATGCTGTCCAGGCAACTCAACAGAGCATCCATGCATCTGATCTTGTACCCCGATTCTGCTTAACAATAGCCAACCTGAACCGTGTGATTTACTTTGTCTGTGACAGCATCCTTTGGGTGAGGAGTGTGGGACTCGTTTCCGACATCAACAAGGAAAAATGGCGAAAGTGGGCTGCCCGTCATTACTACTATTATCTCCTGCTGCACATCATCAGAGATGTGTATGAGATCTCCCTACAAATGGAGCAAGTTGCacaggaaaaggcaaaaagagagaaatcaaTGCGCCAGAACCACCTAGGACCTTGTATAgctgatgaagaaacagagtgGCTCcagtcctttctcctcctcttgttTCGATCCTTAAGGAAGCATCCTCCCTTGCTATTGGACACAGTGAAGAACCTCTGTGATATCCTGAATCCTTTGGACCAACTTCACATTTATAAGTCTAATTCTGGGATCATTGGACTGGGAGGCCTCCTGTCCTCCATAATAGGCATGATAACAGTGGCTTATCCACAGATGAAGCTAAGGACTTGCTGA